A portion of the Tiliqua scincoides isolate rTilSci1 chromosome 3, rTilSci1.hap2, whole genome shotgun sequence genome contains these proteins:
- the RPL31 gene encoding large ribosomal subunit protein eL31: MAPAKKGGEKKKGRSAINEVVTREYTINIHKRIHGIGFKKRAPRALKEIRKFAMKEMGTPDVRIDTRLNKAVWAKGIRNVPYRIRVRLSRKRNEDEDSPNKLYTLVTYVPVTTFKSLQTVNVDEN, from the exons ATGGCCCCCGCAAAGAAAGGTGGTGAAAAGAAGAAAGGGCGATCTGCCATCAATGAGGTGGTCACTCGGGAATATACAATCAACATTCACAAACGGATCCATGGCAT AGGCTTCAAGAAGCGGGCTCCTCGTGCTCTCAAGGAAATCCGTAAATTTGCGATGAAGGAGATGGGAACTCCTGATGTGCGCATTGACACTCGCTTGAATAAGGCTGTCTGGGCGAAAGGAATAAG GAATGTTCCTTATCGCATCCGTGTGCGTTTATCCAGAAAACGCAATGAAGATGAAGATTCGCCAAATAAATTGTACACACTGGTCACTTACGTGCCAGTCACCACATTCAAAA GTCTACAGACGGTCAATGTGGATGAAAACTAA